In one Umezawaea sp. Da 62-37 genomic region, the following are encoded:
- a CDS encoding amino acid ABC transporter permease, with amino-acid sequence MALSKRQRAKAFRGVQYGLLVVAIIVIALVADWGKVRRAFFDFEVAGKLFPDIIITSLRNTVVYSALGFAFGLALGLLLALMKLSSVAPYRWIATVYIEFFRGVPALLVFIAFGYGVPIAFQVRFDNLTTVMLALGIVAAAYMAETIRAGIQAVPKGQIEAARSLGMSASRAMITVVIPQAFRIILPPLTNELIMLTKDSSLIYVIGLAIDERELTQFGRQAMNEYRGMTPIMIAGLCYLIITLPLGHLSRRLEKRTGGRKVSSTPEASGVASA; translated from the coding sequence ATGGCACTCTCCAAGCGGCAACGGGCGAAGGCCTTCCGCGGTGTCCAGTACGGCCTCCTGGTGGTCGCGATCATCGTCATCGCGCTCGTCGCCGACTGGGGCAAGGTCAGACGCGCCTTCTTCGACTTCGAGGTCGCGGGCAAGCTCTTCCCCGACATCATCATCACCTCGCTGCGGAACACGGTCGTCTACTCCGCGCTCGGGTTCGCGTTCGGCCTCGCCCTCGGTCTGCTGCTGGCGCTGATGAAGCTGTCGTCGGTGGCGCCCTACCGGTGGATCGCGACCGTCTACATCGAGTTCTTCCGCGGTGTCCCGGCCCTGCTGGTGTTCATCGCGTTCGGCTACGGCGTGCCCATCGCGTTCCAGGTCCGCTTCGACAACCTGACGACGGTGATGCTCGCGCTGGGCATCGTCGCGGCCGCCTACATGGCCGAGACCATCCGCGCGGGCATCCAGGCCGTGCCGAAGGGCCAGATCGAGGCCGCGCGCTCGCTCGGCATGTCCGCCTCGCGCGCGATGATCACCGTGGTGATCCCGCAGGCGTTCCGGATCATCCTGCCCCCGTTGACGAACGAGCTGATCATGCTGACGAAGGACTCGTCGCTGATCTACGTCATCGGCCTGGCGATCGACGAGCGCGAGCTCACCCAGTTCGGCAGGCAGGCGATGAACGAGTACCGGGGCATGACGCCGATCATGATCGCCGGCCTGTGCTACCTGATCATCACGCTGCCGCTCGGCCACCTGTCCAGGCGGCTGGAGAAGCGCACGGGTGGTCGCAAGGTCAGCAGTACTCCTGAAGCGAGTGGGGTGGCGTCCGCATGA
- a CDS encoding amino acid ABC transporter ATP-binding protein codes for MSDVAVEKSGPAVEITGLKKSFGSLEVLRGIDVRVDSGEVICIIGPSGSGKSTLLRCVNVLEEPTAGKIVVNGIELTHPDVDIDAARTRIGMVFQSFNLFAHLTVLNNLTVAQRKVLKRSQAEAEEVALRNLERVGLLEKAQAMPAQLSGGQQQRVAIARALSMDPEVMLFDEPTSALDPELVGDVLSVMRQLAEEGMTMLVVTHEMQFAREVADKVLFMDGGYVVEEGPAAQVIGDPQHERTKSFLARVLNPTHQDKAD; via the coding sequence ATGAGCGACGTGGCTGTGGAGAAATCAGGGCCCGCGGTCGAGATCACCGGGCTGAAGAAGTCGTTCGGCTCGCTGGAGGTGCTGCGCGGCATCGACGTGCGGGTGGACTCCGGCGAGGTCATCTGCATCATCGGCCCGTCGGGTTCCGGCAAGTCGACGCTGCTGCGCTGCGTGAACGTGCTGGAGGAGCCGACGGCGGGCAAGATCGTCGTGAACGGCATCGAGCTGACCCACCCGGACGTCGACATCGACGCCGCGCGGACCCGCATCGGCATGGTGTTCCAGTCGTTCAACCTGTTCGCGCACCTCACCGTGCTGAACAACCTCACCGTGGCGCAGCGCAAGGTCCTCAAGCGCAGCCAGGCCGAGGCGGAGGAGGTGGCGCTGCGCAACCTGGAGCGCGTCGGCCTGCTGGAGAAGGCGCAGGCGATGCCCGCGCAGCTCTCCGGTGGCCAGCAGCAGCGGGTCGCGATCGCGCGGGCGCTGTCGATGGACCCCGAGGTGATGCTGTTCGACGAGCCGACCTCGGCGCTGGACCCGGAGCTCGTCGGCGACGTGCTGAGCGTCATGCGCCAGCTCGCCGAGGAGGGCATGACCATGCTCGTCGTCACGCACGAGATGCAGTTCGCGCGCGAGGTGGCGGACAAGGTGCTGTTCATGGACGGCGGCTACGTCGTCGAGGAGGGTCCGGCGGCGCAGGTCATCGGCGACCCGCAGCACGAGCGCACGAAGTCGTTCCTGGCCCGCGTGCTCAACCCGACGCACCAGGACAAAGCCGACTAG
- a CDS encoding ROK family protein has translation MTDVVLALDVGGTKIAAGLVDRDGVVSRAVRVATPVGEAEETWAAVASAVDEVLRGDTVAGVGIACAGPVDVVAGTASPINVPSWQRFPLRDRVADKLPGVRVELAGDGVCMALGEHWRGAGQGSRFMVGLVVSTGVGGGLVFDGQPFGGRTGNAGHIGHVVVEPDGIACPCGGRGCVETVAGGPRLVEWARRQGWQAPKHADAAHLAAAAQHGEEVPLAAFERAGYAVGLAIAATAAVCDLDLAVVGGGVAQAGDLLFDPIRRSLAAHAGLSYLDGLRVEQAQLGGEAGLVGAAALVANR, from the coding sequence GTGACGGATGTCGTTCTGGCGCTGGACGTGGGCGGTACGAAGATCGCCGCCGGGCTCGTCGACCGGGACGGGGTGGTGTCGCGGGCGGTGCGGGTGGCCACGCCGGTGGGTGAGGCGGAGGAGACCTGGGCCGCGGTGGCGTCGGCGGTGGACGAGGTGCTGCGGGGCGACACCGTGGCGGGTGTCGGGATCGCGTGCGCCGGGCCGGTGGACGTGGTGGCGGGGACGGCCAGTCCGATCAACGTGCCGTCGTGGCAGCGGTTCCCGTTGCGCGACCGGGTCGCCGACAAGCTGCCGGGGGTTCGGGTCGAACTCGCGGGGGACGGCGTGTGCATGGCGCTGGGCGAGCACTGGCGCGGGGCCGGGCAGGGCAGCCGGTTCATGGTGGGGCTGGTCGTGTCGACCGGTGTCGGCGGTGGGCTGGTGTTCGACGGGCAGCCGTTCGGCGGGCGGACGGGGAACGCCGGGCACATCGGGCACGTGGTGGTCGAGCCGGACGGGATCGCCTGCCCGTGCGGCGGGCGGGGCTGCGTGGAGACGGTGGCCGGTGGGCCGCGGCTGGTGGAGTGGGCGCGGCGGCAGGGGTGGCAGGCGCCGAAGCACGCCGACGCGGCGCACCTCGCGGCGGCCGCGCAGCACGGCGAGGAGGTGCCGCTCGCGGCGTTCGAACGCGCCGGGTACGCGGTCGGGCTGGCCATCGCGGCGACCGCGGCCGTGTGCGACCTGGACCTCGCCGTCGTCGGCGGTGGCGTGGCACAGGCCGGTGACCTGCTGTTCGACCCGATCCGCCGGTCGCTCGCGGCGCACGCGGGCCTGTCCTACCTCGACGGCCTGCGGGTCGAGCAGGCGCAGCTCGGCGGCGAGGCGGGCCTGGTCGGGGCGGCGGCGCTGGTGGCTAATCGCTGA
- a CDS encoding MGH1-like glycoside hydrolase domain-containing protein: MNEQRQRTERLRLAASDSPDAPWRLWGPYLAGRQWGTVREDYSASGDAWTSFPFDHARARAYRWGEDGIAGICDVHGFLNLGLALWNGRDPILKERYFGLTNNEGNHGEDAKEYWWVTDGTPTHSWMKVLYRYPQAEFPYAELRELAASAGRESREPELSDTGALDENRFFDVEIAYAKAGPSDVCVEITATNHGPDPAPLHLLPQLWFRNTWAWGRDERKPSLTASTADGWHRIVTEHGKLGRYTLHVGGSPTLLVTDNETNEVALFGAAANPTEYTKDGIDRHVVGGDATSCQAVPGATTSGTRTTGTRTPATGTKAAAWYSFDAVAPGESVSIRLRLVEGDGHVDAFGPSFQSTVDARRAEADEFHHDLAPDADPVRAAVSRRALAGLMWTKQHYRFRTREWLDGDPAQPAAPGSRRSPAARNSHWRHFDCADVISMPDEWEYPWFAAWDLAFHTVPFAMVDPAFAKEQLLLLCREWLMHPNGQIPAYEWEFGDVNPPVHAWAALQVYRAEENPDRKFLAKIFHKLLLNFSWWVNRKDADGSYLFEGGFLGMDNIGPVNRSEPMLGQWRLEQSDATSWMAAYSLHLMQIALELARHDEAYEDVATKFVEHFLGIAEAFTQFGSDGGGIWDEADGFCYDMVSRRLPDGTVQSHPVRVRSMVGLIPLLASAVLEPWVFEELPSFTRRLDHLMARRPELVQFLTWQDRPDGRRNLLSLLDDRKLRLVLARMLDEGEFLSPHGIRSMSVAHREGMEVHVADQQHRIGYEPGESRTPMFGGNSNWRGPVWFPTNALLVEALRTVDSFHDGQFRVELPTRSEREVTAGQAADELARRLVSLFLPDHDGRRPADGKRVESTDSPLWREHITFSEYFDGDTGEGLGATHQTGWTALVAGLLHP, translated from the coding sequence GTGAACGAGCAACGGCAGAGGACCGAGCGGCTGAGGCTCGCCGCGTCGGACTCACCCGATGCGCCCTGGCGCCTGTGGGGGCCCTACCTGGCCGGGCGCCAGTGGGGCACGGTCCGCGAGGACTACTCCGCCTCGGGTGACGCCTGGACGTCATTCCCGTTCGACCACGCGCGCGCCCGCGCCTACCGCTGGGGTGAGGACGGCATCGCGGGGATCTGCGATGTCCACGGGTTCCTCAACCTCGGGCTGGCGCTGTGGAACGGCCGCGACCCGATCCTGAAGGAGCGCTACTTCGGGCTGACCAACAACGAGGGGAACCACGGGGAGGACGCCAAGGAGTACTGGTGGGTCACCGACGGCACCCCGACGCACTCCTGGATGAAGGTGCTCTACCGGTACCCGCAGGCCGAGTTCCCCTACGCCGAGCTGCGCGAGCTCGCCGCGAGCGCGGGGCGCGAGTCGCGGGAGCCGGAGCTGTCCGACACCGGCGCGCTGGACGAGAACCGGTTCTTCGACGTGGAGATCGCCTACGCCAAGGCGGGCCCGTCCGACGTGTGCGTCGAGATCACCGCCACCAACCACGGGCCGGACCCGGCCCCGCTGCACCTGCTGCCCCAGCTGTGGTTCCGCAACACGTGGGCGTGGGGGCGCGACGAGCGCAAGCCGTCGCTGACCGCGTCCACCGCGGACGGCTGGCACCGGATCGTCACCGAGCACGGGAAGCTCGGCCGCTACACGCTGCACGTCGGGGGTTCGCCGACGCTGCTGGTGACCGACAACGAGACGAACGAGGTGGCGCTGTTCGGCGCCGCGGCGAACCCGACGGAGTACACGAAGGACGGCATCGACCGGCACGTCGTCGGCGGCGACGCGACGTCGTGCCAGGCGGTGCCGGGCGCCACCACATCGGGCACCCGCACCACGGGCACCCGCACCCCGGCCACCGGCACGAAGGCCGCGGCCTGGTACTCGTTCGACGCGGTCGCGCCCGGCGAGTCCGTGTCGATCCGGCTGCGGCTGGTGGAGGGCGACGGGCACGTCGACGCGTTCGGGCCGTCGTTCCAGTCCACTGTGGACGCGCGGCGGGCCGAGGCCGACGAGTTCCACCACGACCTGGCGCCCGACGCCGACCCGGTGCGGGCGGCCGTGTCGCGGCGCGCACTGGCGGGCCTGATGTGGACCAAGCAGCACTACCGCTTCCGCACCAGGGAATGGCTGGACGGCGACCCGGCGCAACCGGCGGCGCCCGGTTCGCGCAGGTCGCCCGCCGCGCGCAACAGCCACTGGCGGCACTTCGACTGCGCCGACGTCATCTCCATGCCCGACGAGTGGGAGTACCCGTGGTTCGCGGCGTGGGACCTCGCGTTCCACACCGTGCCGTTCGCGATGGTCGACCCGGCGTTCGCGAAGGAGCAGCTCCTGCTGCTGTGCCGCGAGTGGCTGATGCACCCGAACGGCCAGATCCCGGCCTACGAGTGGGAGTTCGGCGACGTCAACCCGCCCGTGCACGCGTGGGCGGCGCTCCAGGTGTACCGGGCGGAGGAGAACCCCGACCGGAAGTTCCTGGCGAAGATCTTCCACAAGCTGCTGCTGAACTTCTCCTGGTGGGTCAACCGCAAGGACGCCGACGGCAGCTACCTGTTCGAGGGCGGGTTCCTCGGCATGGACAACATCGGGCCGGTCAACCGGTCCGAGCCGATGCTGGGGCAGTGGCGGCTGGAGCAGTCCGACGCGACGTCGTGGATGGCCGCCTACAGCCTGCACCTGATGCAGATCGCGCTGGAGCTGGCGCGGCACGACGAGGCCTACGAGGACGTGGCGACGAAGTTCGTCGAGCACTTCCTGGGCATCGCCGAGGCGTTCACCCAGTTCGGTTCGGACGGCGGCGGGATCTGGGACGAGGCCGACGGGTTCTGCTACGACATGGTGTCGCGCAGGCTCCCCGACGGCACGGTCCAGTCGCACCCGGTGCGGGTGCGGTCGATGGTGGGGCTCATCCCGCTGCTGGCGTCGGCCGTGCTGGAGCCGTGGGTGTTCGAGGAGCTGCCGAGCTTCACCCGGCGCCTTGACCACCTGATGGCCCGCAGACCGGAACTGGTGCAGTTCCTGACCTGGCAGGACCGGCCGGACGGCCGCCGCAACCTGCTGTCGCTGCTGGACGACCGCAAGCTGCGGCTCGTGCTGGCCAGGATGTTGGACGAGGGCGAGTTCCTGTCGCCGCACGGCATCCGCTCGATGTCGGTGGCGCACCGCGAGGGCATGGAGGTGCACGTCGCCGACCAGCAGCACCGGATCGGCTACGAGCCCGGCGAGTCCCGCACGCCGATGTTCGGCGGCAACTCGAACTGGCGCGGCCCGGTGTGGTTCCCCACCAACGCCCTGCTGGTCGAGGCGCTGCGCACGGTCGACTCGTTCCACGACGGGCAGTTCCGCGTCGAGCTGCCGACCAGGTCCGAGCGCGAGGTCACGGCGGGTCAGGCGGCGGACGAACTGGCCCGCAGGCTGGTGTCGCTGTTCCTGCCCGACCACGACGGCCGCAGGCCCGCCGACGGCAAGAGGGTCGAGTCCACGGATTCACCCCTCTGGCGTGAGCACATCACGTTCAGCGAGTACTTCGACGGTGATACGGGAGAGGGTTTGGGCGCTACTCATCAAACCGGGTGGACCGCTTTGGTGGCAGGACTACTGCATCCTTGA
- a CDS encoding transporter substrate-binding domain-containing protein encodes MARRTSHQVFALLPALGLAVVAAAGCATSTDTAGTAGDSGIAVVSAGKLTTCTHLPYEPFQFREGDKTVGFDVDLVDLVAKDLGLTQTIVDTPFEGIQSGEDMNTNKCDVAAAGMTITDTRKENFDFSDPYFDAEQALLVKKGAAIKDLAGLKGKKVGAQASTTGKDYLDANAAANGYTVIEFEDLALELTAVQTGQVDAAVNDNGVLYDYAKKNADTEVTTEFSTGEKYGIGAKKGSPLIAKINETLKKAKDSGDYDKIYEKWFGKKPASK; translated from the coding sequence GTGGCCCGTCGAACAAGTCACCAGGTGTTCGCCCTGCTCCCCGCACTGGGGCTAGCCGTCGTCGCGGCAGCGGGCTGTGCCACGAGCACCGACACCGCGGGCACCGCGGGTGACAGCGGTATCGCCGTCGTCAGCGCCGGCAAGCTCACCACCTGCACACACCTTCCGTACGAGCCCTTCCAGTTCCGCGAGGGCGACAAGACCGTCGGCTTCGACGTCGACCTGGTCGACCTCGTCGCGAAGGACCTCGGCCTCACCCAGACGATCGTGGACACCCCCTTCGAGGGGATCCAGTCCGGTGAGGACATGAACACGAACAAGTGCGACGTCGCCGCGGCGGGCATGACGATCACCGACACGCGGAAGGAGAACTTCGACTTCTCCGACCCGTACTTCGACGCCGAGCAGGCCCTGCTGGTGAAGAAGGGCGCGGCCATCAAGGACCTCGCCGGTCTGAAGGGCAAGAAGGTCGGCGCGCAGGCGTCGACCACCGGCAAGGACTACCTGGACGCGAACGCGGCGGCCAACGGCTACACGGTCATCGAGTTCGAGGACCTCGCCCTCGAGCTCACCGCCGTGCAGACCGGCCAGGTCGACGCCGCGGTCAACGACAACGGCGTGCTCTACGACTACGCGAAGAAGAACGCGGACACCGAGGTCACGACCGAGTTCTCCACCGGTGAGAAGTACGGCATCGGCGCCAAGAAGGGCAGCCCGCTGATCGCCAAGATCAACGAGACGCTCAAGAAGGCGAAGGACAGCGGGGACTACGACAAGATCTACGAGAAGTGGTTCGGCAAGAAGCCGGCTTCCAAGTAG
- a CDS encoding M20/M25/M40 family metallo-hydrolase, translating into MGSVDRSALTRTVRGLWDDDILPSLSELVAIPAISPGFDSQWAEHGHLVAAVAHVQAWIAARDLPGLTTEVFELPGHAPLLLVDVPATRGSTAQGTTVLYGHLDKQPPVADWSPGLGPWTPVVKDGRLYGRGAADDGYAGYAAVAALEALHAAGGAHGRCLVLLETSEESGSPDLPAYLAHLGDRLGDVSLVVCLDSGGNDYERMWLTTSLRGLVQVGLTVRVLDSGLHSGMASGIVPSSFRVARQLLDRIEDASTGEVLVREMHVDIPANRIAEVREAVGAVPGALTATVPFAGGTTAVEKDEVELALNGGWRPTLSITGAEGLPPLDDAGNVLRPFTTLLLSFRLPPTADAAVAFEAVEELLTTDVPYGASVELSRVEHAGGWNAPDLAPWLRETLDQAGEDIFGSPWRTVALGGSIPFMGLLHETYPDAQFLVTGAVGPDSNCHVPDESLHLDQAAKVTEAVALVLDAHARQV; encoded by the coding sequence ATCGGGAGCGTGGACCGTTCAGCGCTGACCCGTACCGTCCGTGGGCTGTGGGATGACGACATCCTCCCGAGCCTGTCCGAACTGGTGGCCATACCCGCCATCTCCCCCGGCTTCGACTCGCAGTGGGCCGAACACGGCCACCTCGTGGCCGCCGTGGCGCACGTCCAGGCCTGGATCGCCGCCCGCGACCTGCCGGGGCTGACCACCGAGGTGTTCGAGCTGCCCGGCCACGCGCCGCTGCTGCTCGTCGACGTGCCCGCCACCCGGGGCTCGACCGCGCAGGGCACCACCGTGCTCTACGGCCACCTCGACAAGCAGCCGCCGGTGGCCGACTGGTCGCCGGGCCTCGGCCCGTGGACGCCGGTCGTCAAGGACGGCAGGCTCTACGGGCGGGGCGCGGCCGACGACGGCTACGCCGGGTACGCCGCCGTCGCGGCCCTCGAAGCGCTGCACGCGGCCGGTGGCGCGCACGGCCGGTGCCTGGTGCTGCTGGAGACCAGCGAGGAGTCCGGCAGCCCCGACCTGCCCGCCTACCTCGCGCACCTCGGCGACCGGCTCGGCGACGTGTCGCTGGTCGTGTGCCTGGACTCGGGCGGCAACGACTACGAGCGCATGTGGCTGACCACGTCGCTGCGCGGCCTCGTGCAGGTCGGCCTGACCGTGCGCGTGCTGGACAGCGGCCTGCACTCCGGCATGGCCAGCGGCATCGTGCCCAGCTCGTTCCGGGTCGCCCGGCAGCTGCTCGACCGCATCGAGGACGCCTCGACCGGCGAGGTGCTGGTGCGCGAGATGCACGTCGACATCCCGGCGAACCGGATCGCCGAGGTGCGCGAAGCCGTCGGCGCGGTGCCCGGCGCGCTGACCGCGACCGTCCCGTTCGCGGGCGGCACCACCGCTGTGGAGAAGGACGAGGTCGAACTCGCCCTCAACGGCGGCTGGCGGCCCACGCTGTCGATCACCGGCGCCGAGGGCCTGCCGCCGCTGGACGACGCGGGCAACGTGCTGCGCCCGTTCACCACGCTGCTGCTCAGCTTCCGCCTCCCTCCGACCGCCGACGCCGCCGTGGCGTTCGAGGCCGTGGAGGAGCTGCTGACCACGGACGTGCCCTACGGCGCGAGCGTGGAGCTGAGCCGGGTCGAGCACGCGGGCGGCTGGAACGCCCCCGACCTCGCGCCGTGGCTGCGCGAGACCCTCGACCAGGCGGGCGAGGACATCTTCGGCAGCCCGTGGCGGACGGTCGCGCTCGGCGGGTCCATCCCGTTCATGGGCCTGCTGCACGAGACGTACCCGGACGCCCAGTTCCTGGTCACGGGCGCGGTCGGCCCCGACTCGAACTGCCACGTGCCGGACGAGTCGCTGCACCTCGACCAGGCCGCGAAGGTCACCGAGGCGGTCGCGCTGGTGCTGGACGCGCACGCCCGCCAGGTGTGA